The Paenibacillus sp. MBLB1832 genome has a window encoding:
- a CDS encoding D-2-hydroxyacid dehydrogenase encodes MLKIVAMTGMNLSSMQAQMPQDLQERSEFHWFTSSKEAGAHLHDADVILSAGRLHPDILKVATKLQWVQTISAGIDKLPLDELQQRGIVVTNARGVHTIQMSEFALSLMLQWVRKTNVLYANQQQQVWDNQVQFGELHGKTVGIIGAGAIGEAVARKAKAFDMSVIGLNRTGTPQPAFDMSVHGEDGLAYLLTNSDFIVVLLPSTSKTKGFLQQEHIELMKPTAFFINLARGDVLDEQALIAALQEGKIAGAALDVFEQEPLPASSPLWHMSNVILTPHIAGSSEHYTDRVSKIFYHNLRAMLDGGEMMNVVNLEEGY; translated from the coding sequence ATGCTCAAAATCGTTGCCATGACTGGCATGAATTTATCCTCGATGCAAGCTCAAATGCCACAAGACCTGCAAGAACGATCTGAATTTCATTGGTTCACGTCTTCCAAAGAGGCTGGCGCGCATCTACACGATGCAGATGTTATCCTTTCAGCTGGCCGATTACACCCTGATATTTTGAAAGTCGCAACGAAGTTGCAATGGGTGCAAACAATATCTGCGGGTATCGACAAGCTTCCGCTTGATGAACTCCAACAACGAGGAATTGTCGTGACGAACGCACGCGGCGTACATACGATTCAAATGAGTGAATTCGCCCTATCCCTCATGCTGCAATGGGTAAGAAAAACGAATGTCCTCTACGCGAACCAGCAACAGCAGGTATGGGATAATCAGGTTCAGTTCGGTGAGCTGCACGGCAAAACAGTAGGGATTATCGGCGCTGGCGCCATTGGCGAGGCCGTGGCCCGAAAAGCGAAAGCATTTGACATGTCAGTCATTGGGCTCAATCGAACTGGGACCCCACAACCTGCTTTCGATATGTCGGTTCACGGTGAAGACGGACTTGCTTACCTGCTAACCAACAGTGATTTCATTGTGGTTCTGCTCCCAAGCACGAGTAAGACGAAAGGCTTTCTGCAACAAGAGCATATTGAGCTTATGAAGCCTACTGCTTTCTTCATTAACTTGGCGCGCGGTGATGTCCTAGACGAACAAGCACTTATTGCCGCGCTCCAAGAAGGTAAGATTGCGGGCGCAGCGCTTGATGTGTTTGAACAAGAACCGCTCCCTGCTTCGTCTCCACTTTGGCACATGAGCAATGTTATCCTTACACCGCACATCGCAGGATCTTCTGAGCATTATACGGACCGTGTCTCCAAGATCTTCTATCATAACCTGAGAGCGATGCTTGACGGCGGAGAAATGATGAATGTCGTGAACCTAGAGGAAGGCTACTAG
- the serS gene encoding serine--tRNA ligase, whose amino-acid sequence MLDIKWIRNHQEQVKAAAKQKGMACHVEELLLIDDKKKELLGRVDKLRTERNRASDQIGALLTQKRRAEAEQLKEQVRGTNQILVKLEAELTTYMQRYDALMLKVPNLVSPDTPFGESDLDNVELRRVGEKPTFTFEPLDHVQLGEGLGIIDFARGVKVAGSRNYYLKGMGLYLHRAVQQLAIDLLTDRGFTVMDVPLMVREETLLNAAFFPAGRDQTYELSEDNAWLVGTSEGPLVSYYAGEVVDLSQGPIQLAAVSNCFRKEAGSAGRDVRGLYRVHQFAKVEQVILCENDTEEAERQLHSITQNAEDLLAQLELPYRVVAVCTGDMGAKNYKQFDIETWMPSRQAYGETHSSSSLLDFQARRSNLRYRDKNGELRYCYTLNNTAVASPRILIPLLENHQQANGSIYIPHALRPYMRGLEAIPAP is encoded by the coding sequence ATGCTGGATATCAAATGGATTCGGAATCATCAAGAGCAAGTAAAGGCAGCTGCCAAACAAAAAGGAATGGCTTGTCATGTCGAGGAATTACTCCTCATCGATGACAAGAAGAAAGAGTTGCTTGGGCGCGTCGATAAGTTGCGAACGGAACGAAATCGTGCGTCAGATCAGATCGGTGCCCTCTTGACTCAGAAGCGAAGGGCAGAAGCGGAGCAACTGAAGGAACAAGTTCGAGGAACCAATCAAATCCTCGTGAAGCTGGAAGCAGAGTTAACAACATACATGCAACGCTATGACGCACTGATGCTGAAAGTGCCAAATCTTGTTTCGCCAGATACGCCATTCGGCGAGAGCGATCTGGACAATGTTGAACTGAGGAGGGTTGGCGAGAAGCCAACTTTCACCTTCGAGCCGCTTGATCACGTTCAACTAGGTGAAGGGTTAGGGATAATTGACTTTGCGCGAGGCGTGAAAGTAGCAGGCAGCCGCAACTATTATCTCAAAGGAATGGGGCTCTATTTGCATAGAGCCGTTCAACAGCTAGCAATCGATCTGCTGACTGATCGGGGCTTCACGGTCATGGATGTACCGTTGATGGTACGCGAAGAGACGCTGCTTAATGCCGCGTTCTTTCCAGCTGGCAGAGATCAAACCTATGAGCTGTCGGAGGACAACGCTTGGCTAGTCGGTACGTCGGAAGGCCCGTTAGTCTCGTATTATGCGGGCGAGGTTGTTGATTTATCACAAGGGCCTATTCAATTGGCGGCGGTATCCAATTGCTTCCGCAAAGAAGCGGGCTCGGCAGGTCGAGACGTGAGGGGGTTATATCGCGTGCATCAGTTTGCTAAAGTGGAGCAAGTCATTTTGTGTGAAAATGATACGGAAGAAGCGGAACGTCAGTTGCACAGCATTACGCAAAATGCCGAAGATTTGCTTGCGCAGCTTGAGCTTCCTTATCGCGTTGTTGCTGTCTGTACGGGCGATATGGGAGCCAAGAATTACAAGCAATTCGACATAGAGACTTGGATGCCGAGCCGACAAGCGTACGGTGAGACACATTCGTCGTCGAGTTTGCTCGACTTCCAAGCGCGACGCAGCAATTTGCGTTACCGTGATAAGAACGGCGAGCTGCGCTACTGCTACACGCTGAATAACACAGCTGTGGCTTCGCCGCGGATCTTAATCCCGCTGCTGGAGAATCACCAACAAGCGAATGGATCGATCTACATTCCCCATGCGCTTAGACCTTATATGAGAGGACTGGAAGCTATTCCAGCGCCATAA
- the pfkA gene encoding 6-phosphofructokinase, with the protein MSAVKSIAVLTSGGDSQGMNAAVRAVVRSALFHGLEVYAVQRGYQGLINDDIRKMDLRSVGDIIQRGGTILQTARCKEFMTLEGQQKGAENLRKRGIDGLVVIGGDGSYQGANKLSKLGIKTMGLPGTIDNDIPFTDFTIGFDTAVSIVVDAINKLRDTMTSHERSSVVEVMGRHCGEIALYAGLASGAETIIVPEVPVDVTEVANRMKENFDHGKRHSIILVAEGAGTGEGVAKQITETNGIEPRVTVLGHIQRGGSPTHNDRILASRLGDFAVRKLMEGDSSKACGIIKGELVATDIDLVVNTKRTFNMELYELASRLSQ; encoded by the coding sequence ATGTCAGCAGTAAAGTCAATTGCCGTTCTAACCAGTGGAGGAGATTCTCAGGGGATGAACGCAGCCGTTCGTGCGGTAGTGCGCAGCGCTTTATTCCATGGGCTCGAAGTTTATGCCGTTCAACGTGGGTATCAAGGTCTCATTAACGATGATATTCGTAAAATGGATCTGCGCAGCGTAGGCGACATTATTCAACGCGGAGGCACGATCCTTCAAACGGCGCGTTGTAAAGAGTTTATGACGCTGGAAGGGCAACAAAAAGGCGCAGAGAACTTGCGCAAACGCGGCATCGATGGCTTAGTTGTCATCGGTGGAGATGGATCTTATCAAGGCGCGAACAAATTAAGCAAATTAGGAATTAAAACAATGGGTCTGCCGGGTACAATTGATAACGATATCCCGTTCACAGACTTCACGATCGGCTTCGACACTGCGGTTAGTATCGTGGTTGATGCGATCAATAAATTGCGGGATACAATGACATCGCATGAGCGTTCTTCCGTTGTTGAAGTCATGGGACGTCATTGTGGTGAAATCGCCTTGTATGCTGGACTAGCTAGTGGTGCAGAAACCATTATCGTGCCGGAAGTGCCTGTGGATGTAACGGAAGTGGCGAATCGCATGAAGGAGAACTTCGACCATGGCAAACGCCACAGTATTATTTTAGTTGCTGAAGGTGCAGGAACTGGCGAAGGCGTTGCCAAGCAGATCACGGAAACGAACGGTATTGAACCTCGTGTAACGGTACTGGGTCATATTCAACGCGGTGGGTCGCCAACGCATAATGACCGTATTTTAGCAAGCCGTTTAGGCGATTTTGCTGTGCGTAAACTGATGGAAGGCGATTCTTCCAAGGCTTGCGGCATCATCAAAGGTGAGTTGGTTGCGACGGATATCGATCTCGTTGTCAATACGAAACGAACGTTCAACATGGAACTTTACGAATTGGCAAGCCGTTTGTCCCAATAA
- a CDS encoding tetraprenyl-beta-curcumene synthase family protein, with protein MLSVYRYILPEVNEQLTAWKTKAASIPDGELRTQALASIATKQFHCQGGAVYATAHLSMRHVLIPLIVAFQTISDYLDNLCDRSTSLDPVDFRQLHQSMLDAVDPAQPLHDYYAYREEKEDNGYLSDLVRQCQASISLMPSYMKVADQVKELVGLYCDLQVYKHIRKELREAQLHQWWHDHHHKYRHIGWNEFAAATGSTLGMFMLFLAACDLDLTEEQVESIREAYFPYVCGLHILLDYLIDQEEDIVGGDLNFCTYYDSLEITVERIAFIVEEARSKILFLEHPRFHRMIIEGLLALYLSDPKVKTQQQVKKISKRLMKNSPLTRLFFWINSMYIRTTS; from the coding sequence ATGCTTAGTGTGTACCGCTATATTTTACCTGAAGTGAATGAGCAGTTGACTGCATGGAAGACGAAGGCTGCAAGTATTCCTGATGGGGAGCTTCGCACGCAGGCTTTAGCCAGTATTGCGACGAAGCAATTCCATTGTCAGGGCGGCGCCGTGTATGCAACTGCTCATTTATCGATGCGTCATGTGCTTATACCGCTGATCGTAGCTTTCCAAACCATTAGTGACTATTTGGATAATTTATGTGATCGAAGTACGTCCTTGGATCCCGTGGATTTCCGCCAACTCCATCAATCGATGCTGGATGCTGTTGATCCCGCTCAGCCTCTGCACGATTATTATGCTTATCGTGAAGAGAAGGAAGATAATGGATATTTAAGTGATCTTGTTCGGCAATGCCAAGCTTCGATTAGCTTAATGCCATCCTACATGAAAGTCGCGGATCAAGTGAAGGAATTGGTGGGCTTATATTGCGATCTACAAGTGTACAAGCATATCCGGAAGGAATTGCGTGAAGCGCAATTGCATCAATGGTGGCACGATCATCATCATAAATATCGACATATTGGCTGGAACGAGTTTGCGGCAGCAACGGGGTCCACGCTCGGTATGTTTATGTTGTTTTTAGCGGCATGTGATCTAGATCTCACGGAGGAGCAGGTGGAGTCGATTCGCGAAGCCTATTTCCCATATGTATGCGGACTACATATTCTGCTGGATTATTTAATTGATCAAGAAGAGGATATTGTAGGCGGCGATCTTAATTTCTGCACGTACTATGATTCCTTGGAAATAACTGTGGAACGAATCGCTTTTATCGTAGAAGAGGCGAGAAGTAAAATTTTGTTCTTGGAACATCCGAGATTTCATCGTATGATAATCGAAGGTTTGCTTGCCCTTTATTTATCTGACCCAAAGGTCAAAACGCAACAGCAAGTGAAGAAAATCTCAAAGCGTCTCATGAAGAACAGTCCATTAACCCGATTGTTTTTCTGGATCAATAGCATGTACATCCGTACGACATCATGA
- a CDS encoding multi antimicrobial extrusion protein MatE, whose product MNANTITWKQLISFFLPLGLSATLVTLSHVIINSTLARADQPELVIASYAIPLSLLGLTEKPVVLLRQACSALVRDRVSFRAMGVVSSYVFACIILLGLLLCYTPLGKWVFVYFFGVEADLLASTLSVYRILMYVSIFSGLRCLFHGIIIFNMRTKWLTIGMGVRIVAMYLLSLYFITTDNVSDGRVGAIIFLVGMIIEAAVAIWEGTSLIRRVIPEKAPNHPIETKGQIFSFYKPLLYSSVIAVIIGPSINAMLGKTTHTHLAISSFAIAGSLTQLVMSFFSYIHQIVLNFYRKDAGQVRRFILVLSFIPGTLIAILAYTPLGPWFMTHVMGVNADLKQASLEALRIFMIMTIVFPWLDYMNGIIMLRGQTKIMVFSQSANATTTVLSLIVAIATVPGWNGMIGAFAQSVGMLAELLVVTYVLKRTNDVQQPRQTQVNT is encoded by the coding sequence ATGAATGCGAACACAATCACATGGAAACAGCTCATCTCCTTTTTCCTCCCCCTCGGACTATCGGCAACACTTGTAACCCTCTCACACGTTATCATCAATAGCACATTGGCCAGGGCGGATCAGCCCGAACTCGTCATTGCCAGCTATGCAATCCCCCTCAGTCTTCTAGGACTCACAGAGAAACCCGTTGTACTGTTAAGACAGGCCTGTTCAGCACTTGTAAGAGATCGTGTCTCGTTTCGCGCGATGGGCGTTGTCAGTTCTTATGTGTTTGCTTGTATCATACTACTTGGCCTCTTGCTTTGTTACACTCCGCTTGGCAAATGGGTGTTTGTTTATTTTTTTGGCGTCGAGGCTGACCTGCTGGCATCTACGCTAAGTGTGTACCGAATTCTTATGTACGTAAGCATTTTCTCAGGACTGCGCTGCTTATTTCACGGAATCATTATTTTCAACATGCGGACCAAATGGCTAACCATCGGTATGGGTGTGCGCATTGTCGCCATGTACCTGCTCTCCCTGTATTTCATCACGACAGACAACGTCTCTGACGGGCGTGTGGGTGCCATCATTTTCCTTGTCGGGATGATTATCGAAGCCGCTGTTGCCATTTGGGAAGGTACGAGCTTGATCCGACGTGTCATTCCAGAGAAGGCGCCGAATCATCCCATCGAGACGAAGGGGCAAATCTTCAGCTTTTACAAACCCTTATTATATTCATCTGTCATCGCCGTGATCATCGGACCGTCCATTAATGCGATGTTAGGCAAAACGACACATACCCATCTAGCCATCTCATCCTTTGCGATTGCTGGTTCGTTAACACAATTGGTCATGAGTTTCTTCTCCTACATTCATCAAATCGTACTCAATTTTTATCGAAAAGATGCTGGGCAAGTGCGAAGATTCATCCTTGTATTAAGTTTTATACCAGGAACACTGATCGCGATACTCGCTTATACACCGCTAGGTCCGTGGTTTATGACACATGTCATGGGTGTGAATGCTGATTTGAAGCAAGCGAGCCTAGAGGCCTTGCGCATTTTCATGATCATGACGATCGTATTCCCATGGCTCGATTATATGAATGGCATTATTATGCTTCGCGGTCAAACCAAGATCATGGTTTTCTCGCAATCTGCGAATGCTACTACTACCGTACTGTCCTTAATCGTTGCCATTGCAACGGTTCCTGGCTGGAACGGCATGATTGGCGCTTTCGCGCAGTCGGTGGGCATGCTCGCCGAATTACTCGTTGTGACTTATGTACTAAAGCGAACGAATGACGTTCAACAGCCTAGACAAACGCAAGTAAATACATAA
- a CDS encoding MFS transporter produces MSKSKSIERNDVLLKMFTFSFFTTMGIVVTFFPLYFDYKGYSKIQIGMLYAIGPLIGIATNLLWGFLSDRYQTVKKIMIILVLGQLVTAVLVTTAGWFSLLYVSLAAFFFFQQPVNSLNDSQVMLHIRSSGKSYASFRAYGSIGFAIAAGGFGLLLRAYGTGLTPVLLFLTISCTLIILFLLKDTRQGGKKMAFGGMVNIIRSKKFLWFLLLVVIMSVSHRFNDGFLALYMRQLGASDSLIGYAWMTSALSEIPVFFFLSKHGHRFKELPLLAFAGLIYAFRFIMMSYIDDPIWVIGIQLLHSLTFGVFLFTANRYLSQIIPDEYRSSGQAIFAVAWSSVAGLISGMLGGVIYNSAGGSTVYLIAACLSTVSAIGFLCTYLFQNEEALPGRS; encoded by the coding sequence ATGTCCAAATCTAAATCCATCGAACGCAACGATGTGTTGCTCAAAATGTTTACCTTTTCGTTCTTCACGACCATGGGGATCGTGGTCACCTTTTTCCCGCTTTATTTCGACTATAAAGGATATTCCAAAATTCAAATCGGCATGCTCTACGCCATCGGTCCGCTGATTGGGATCGCGACGAACCTGCTTTGGGGATTTCTCAGCGACCGCTATCAAACCGTTAAGAAGATTATGATTATTCTCGTGCTGGGACAACTAGTGACGGCCGTTCTAGTCACCACAGCGGGGTGGTTCTCCCTCCTCTATGTGTCGCTAGCCGCGTTTTTCTTCTTTCAACAGCCTGTGAACTCTCTGAATGACAGTCAGGTTATGTTGCATATCCGCAGCAGCGGAAAAAGCTACGCTTCCTTCCGCGCCTATGGCTCGATTGGTTTTGCCATAGCTGCCGGCGGCTTCGGTCTGCTGCTTCGTGCGTATGGGACGGGACTCACGCCAGTCCTGCTCTTTTTAACGATCAGCTGCACGCTCATCATTCTCTTCCTGCTGAAGGACACGCGCCAAGGCGGCAAAAAAATGGCATTCGGCGGTATGGTGAACATCATTCGCTCCAAAAAGTTTCTCTGGTTCCTGCTCCTCGTTGTCATTATGTCGGTTTCACACCGATTCAACGATGGATTTCTGGCACTGTATATGCGACAGCTTGGCGCATCGGATTCCCTTATCGGCTATGCGTGGATGACATCTGCGCTTAGCGAAATTCCTGTCTTTTTCTTCTTAAGCAAACACGGGCATCGGTTTAAAGAGCTTCCTCTGCTTGCATTCGCTGGTTTGATTTATGCGTTTCGATTCATCATGATGAGTTACATCGATGATCCGATTTGGGTCATCGGGATCCAACTCTTGCATAGCTTAACCTTCGGCGTTTTCTTATTCACGGCGAATCGCTATTTAAGCCAAATCATTCCGGACGAATACCGCTCATCAGGTCAAGCGATCTTCGCAGTCGCTTGGTCCAGTGTGGCAGGATTAATTAGCGGGATGCTAGGGGGCGTTATTTATAATTCAGCAGGCGGAAGCACGGTTTACCTCATAGCCGCATGCCTTTCCACCGTCTCAGCCATCGGATTCCTCTGTACATATTTATTTCAGAATGAAGAAGCGCTTCCTGGTCGATCCTAA
- a CDS encoding nitroreductase family protein, whose translation MMYEDFKTIVLERRSVRNFTEQEVATEDIREIIDCARYAPSDTNSQTWKFIAIRNKEKIKHIEQLTWDQLHLRAAEAEEKGLSREARMLVRSFGPYATAFSDAPVLIICLATPYESKFRDRIFDPIQLVDNHVWDEEGIKSSCLASQNLMLAAHARGLATCPMTGPVLLAQDQIRAYLEIPAEYQINMVISLGHPKERPGKMARKEIDDILEIID comes from the coding sequence ATGATGTATGAAGATTTTAAAACGATCGTTCTAGAACGACGCAGCGTTCGTAACTTTACCGAGCAAGAAGTCGCAACCGAAGATATCCGTGAAATTATTGACTGCGCGCGTTATGCACCCAGTGATACGAACTCACAAACATGGAAGTTTATTGCCATTCGAAATAAAGAGAAAATCAAACATATTGAGCAATTAACTTGGGATCAGCTCCATCTTCGCGCCGCGGAGGCGGAGGAGAAAGGACTTTCCAGAGAAGCGCGTATGCTGGTCCGCTCCTTCGGCCCTTATGCGACCGCATTTTCCGATGCGCCAGTCCTCATCATTTGTCTAGCGACACCGTATGAATCGAAATTCCGTGATCGCATCTTCGATCCGATTCAGCTTGTCGACAACCATGTATGGGATGAAGAAGGCATCAAGAGCTCCTGTCTAGCTTCACAGAACCTGATGCTTGCCGCACATGCGAGAGGCTTAGCAACATGTCCAATGACAGGCCCCGTCCTGTTGGCCCAAGATCAGATCCGTGCTTATCTCGAGATTCCAGCCGAGTATCAAATCAACATGGTTATTTCCCTTGGCCATCCGAAGGAACGCCCTGGTAAAATGGCTCGCAAGGAAATCGATGATATTCTTGAAATTATCGACTAA
- a CDS encoding MMPL family transporter: MHENPLFSKLGGLVAGRRSKWVTLAVWILLTGILSVFLPNVNSQENNAAQQLPNDAWSMEAAALMKEHFPNNEGVPALVVWYRNTGLTDADLAGVQKVAKQLTEAPLAAQKGVPPLHQMPVPALKAMVAKDGKLLVLPISFIEGTETDILQESMKKLEEVTVSQLGSDPFESPLDQEGLHARITGPVGIQTDATALFKGADFALLMATVLLVLLLLILLYRSPILAIIPLIGVGFAYGIISPILGFLAKQGWITVDAQAISIMTVLLFGAGTDYCLFFVARYRQALLAEKDKYDALRVSFGGSTGAIGMSGLTVIVSLLGLLFAHYGSNHRFAIPFSVAILIMAIASLTLVPALLAIIGRVSFFPFIPLTPDMRAEKEARKGKRIREQKPVSAMNAALGRIVTEKPKSVLVISLLILISLAAFAPQIKFTYNILESFPSSMPSREGFSLLSEHVSPGSLAPVKVVVNTEGKQVDIPGALMKLPYVESVSKPEDSQKDVKYKAFQLIFKQDPYDLEVINHIPEIHSTADSALSAVGVAAPQVWVGGETATQYDTKTVVERDTKIVIPVVIGVIAILLLLYLRSIVATLYLIATVLLSYFSALGAGWLILHYFMDTTAIQGLIPLYAFVFLVALGEDYNIFMISSIWQERNRLKLKDAIRLGVSSTSSVITSAGLILAGTFAVLASLPIQVLVQFGVICAIGVLLDTFIVRPFLVPSITMLLGQAVFWPSKVKREHSVERAET; encoded by the coding sequence ATGCACGAGAATCCTTTGTTCAGTAAGCTTGGCGGATTAGTTGCAGGCCGCCGCAGCAAATGGGTTACATTAGCCGTATGGATTTTACTTACTGGCATTTTATCCGTCTTTTTACCTAACGTCAATTCACAAGAAAATAATGCGGCGCAGCAATTGCCGAATGACGCGTGGTCGATGGAAGCCGCAGCACTCATGAAAGAACATTTTCCGAACAACGAAGGAGTACCTGCGCTTGTGGTCTGGTATCGGAACACAGGACTTACGGATGCCGACTTAGCGGGTGTACAGAAGGTAGCGAAGCAACTTACTGAAGCACCTTTAGCCGCTCAGAAAGGCGTTCCGCCGCTGCATCAGATGCCTGTGCCAGCTCTGAAAGCGATGGTTGCCAAGGATGGCAAGCTGCTCGTGTTGCCGATTTCCTTTATCGAGGGAACGGAAACCGATATTTTGCAGGAGAGTATGAAAAAGCTCGAAGAAGTGACAGTTAGTCAACTAGGCAGCGATCCATTCGAGTCTCCTTTAGATCAAGAGGGGCTGCATGCTAGAATAACAGGTCCTGTCGGCATTCAGACGGATGCTACAGCCTTGTTTAAAGGAGCTGATTTTGCGCTCTTAATGGCTACGGTGTTACTTGTCTTGTTACTGTTGATTTTGCTCTATCGTTCGCCGATATTGGCGATCATTCCGCTTATTGGTGTTGGTTTTGCGTATGGGATCATTTCACCTATTCTTGGCTTCCTGGCCAAGCAGGGCTGGATTACAGTCGATGCTCAAGCAATATCCATTATGACGGTGTTGCTGTTCGGTGCGGGGACCGATTACTGTTTGTTCTTCGTTGCTCGTTATCGTCAAGCATTATTGGCCGAAAAGGATAAGTATGATGCGCTCCGCGTCTCCTTTGGCGGTTCCACAGGTGCGATCGGCATGAGTGGACTGACGGTCATTGTGTCATTGTTAGGTTTACTTTTTGCACACTATGGTTCCAATCATCGCTTCGCCATTCCGTTTAGTGTAGCGATTCTCATCATGGCGATCGCTAGCTTGACATTAGTGCCTGCGCTGCTCGCTATCATTGGACGCGTTTCTTTCTTTCCGTTCATTCCACTGACGCCAGACATGCGCGCAGAGAAGGAGGCTCGGAAAGGAAAAAGAATTCGCGAGCAGAAGCCTGTGAGTGCCATGAACGCTGCATTAGGGCGCATCGTAACGGAGAAACCGAAGAGCGTGCTGGTGATCTCCCTGCTGATTCTGATCTCGCTCGCGGCGTTTGCGCCACAGATTAAATTCACGTACAACATACTGGAATCTTTCCCATCGTCCATGCCATCCCGCGAGGGCTTCTCCTTGCTGTCGGAGCATGTATCACCCGGGTCGCTTGCGCCTGTCAAAGTTGTTGTGAACACGGAAGGGAAGCAAGTGGATATCCCCGGTGCACTAATGAAGCTTCCGTATGTCGAATCGGTGAGTAAACCTGAAGACAGCCAAAAGGACGTCAAATACAAAGCGTTCCAACTGATTTTTAAGCAAGACCCTTATGATCTAGAAGTCATTAATCACATTCCTGAGATCCACAGCACAGCGGATTCAGCGTTGTCTGCAGTAGGTGTGGCTGCGCCGCAAGTGTGGGTTGGCGGTGAAACGGCTACACAGTATGACACCAAAACGGTCGTTGAACGTGATACAAAAATCGTGATTCCAGTCGTCATCGGTGTTATTGCGATCTTGCTGCTCCTCTATTTGCGCTCTATTGTTGCAACACTCTATCTCATCGCGACAGTGCTGCTTTCTTACTTCTCTGCGTTAGGCGCAGGATGGCTTATCCTGCATTATTTCATGGACACAACAGCCATCCAGGGGCTGATCCCGCTATATGCCTTCGTATTCCTAGTCGCGCTAGGTGAGGATTATAACATCTTCATGATTTCAAGCATTTGGCAGGAGCGAAATCGCTTGAAGTTGAAAGACGCGATACGACTCGGCGTAAGTTCGACGAGCAGCGTCATTACGTCGGCAGGCTTAATTTTGGCAGGAACCTTCGCTGTGTTAGCCTCATTGCCGATTCAAGTGCTCGTGCAATTCGGCGTGATTTGTGCCATTGGTGTGCTGCTGGATACGTTCATCGTACGACCGTTCCTTGTTCCTTCGATCACGATGCTGCTGGGCCAAGCGGTATTCTGGCCGAGTAAGGTGAAGCGAGAACACTCCGTGGAGCGAGCGGAGACATAG
- a CDS encoding TetR/AcrR family transcriptional regulator gives MEKKSKTLGRPRASQGDLPLNQKILMTAIPLFLSRGFESVSMDDIAKECKVTKASVYYHFPSKSDLLTASMIQLMDNVRHITIKRLSEPTPLRDRLFGITVGHLRAIDFDLHSFMRKMEATLSEEQMKVMRKSEQGILDVLESEFRKSAETGEIGPVDSRVIARAYTSLLMMGHARDGNGNKMFPYEEEAAKQIIDILWYGMFPPNEKNKTKKTASSEPENCLILLVL, from the coding sequence ATGGAAAAAAAATCGAAAACACTGGGCAGACCCCGTGCTTCCCAGGGTGACCTACCTCTCAATCAGAAAATTTTGATGACAGCCATCCCCTTGTTTTTGTCACGCGGCTTCGAGTCTGTCTCCATGGACGATATCGCTAAAGAATGCAAGGTAACCAAAGCTTCCGTTTATTATCATTTCCCATCCAAATCAGACTTACTTACAGCTTCCATGATTCAATTAATGGATAACGTAAGACATATAACTATTAAGCGTTTAAGCGAGCCCACGCCACTTCGTGACCGACTGTTTGGTATTACAGTCGGCCATCTGAGAGCGATTGATTTCGATCTGCATTCTTTCATGCGCAAGATGGAGGCTACACTTTCTGAGGAGCAAATGAAGGTGATGCGAAAGTCGGAGCAAGGTATTCTGGATGTGTTGGAAAGTGAATTCAGAAAATCGGCGGAAACTGGCGAGATCGGTCCCGTTGACTCTCGTGTAATTGCCCGAGCCTACACCTCACTCCTCATGATGGGCCACGCACGTGATGGTAACGGGAATAAAATGTTTCCCTACGAGGAAGAAGCTGCGAAGCAAATTATCGATATACTCTGGTATGGCATGTTCCCACCAAATGAAAAAAATAAAACAAAAAAGACAGCCTCGAGTGAACCCGAGAACTGTCTTATTTTGCTTGTGCTATGA
- a CDS encoding cold shock domain-containing protein, with amino-acid sequence MKGTVKWFNAEKGYGFISVDGGDDVFVHFSAIQGEGFKTLEEGQSVEFDITQGNRGPQAANVTKL; translated from the coding sequence TTGAAGGGTACAGTTAAATGGTTTAACGCAGAAAAAGGCTACGGTTTCATTTCTGTTGATGGAGGCGACGATGTATTCGTTCACTTCTCCGCAATTCAGGGCGAAGGATTCAAAACATTAGAAGAAGGCCAATCCGTTGAGTTTGATATTACTCAAGGTAACCGTGGTCCTCAAGCAGCTAACGTCACCAAATTATAA